GGAGCTAGGAACCTTGATCAAACAGATAAATGCCAAGCTGGTTGGGCACTTTCGCTACTATGGGGTAACCGACAACAGCAATGGAATCCATACCTTTGGATACTGCGTACGGCGTAAATTGTTTGAAATACTCAATCGCAGAAGCCAAAAGAAGAGCTTGACGTGGGAAGGATTTGCAAAACTAACAGATAGATTCCCGCTAGCAAAAGCGAGAATCTATGTGAATATCTATGGCTAAACGTAAGTAAATGCTGCTATGAAGAGCCGGATGCCTTAATAGGGCAAG
Above is a window of Propionispora vibrioides DNA encoding:
- a CDS encoding group II intron maturase-specific domain-containing protein; translated protein: ELGTLIKQINAKLVGHFRYYGVTDNSNGIHTFGYCVRRKLFEILNRRSQKKSLTWEGFAKLTDRFPLAKARIYVNIYG